One Kineococcus aurantiacus genomic window carries:
- the mutM gene encoding bifunctional DNA-formamidopyrimidine glycosylase/DNA-(apurinic or apyrimidinic site) lyase has translation MPELPEVEVVRRGVARWVVGRTVSSARFLHPRVTRRHVEGPADAVARTEGLVVADAVRRGKYLWMPLAEADGSATDAMVVHLGMSGQLLVEAADAPPEKHLRAVWEFDDDREDLRFVDQRTFGGIAVVPLVGVADGGLGGAGEHPDAPWSRLLPAPVAHIARDPLDPAFDDAGFATRLRARTTGLKRALLDQTLVSGVGNIYADEALWRARLHYARPTRSVTRAQAAAVLAGLREVMTAALAAGGTSFDSLYVNVNGASGYFDRSLAVYGQAGRPCPRCGSPVRRDAFMNRSSFSCPTCQPVPRAAHW, from the coding sequence GTGCCCGAGCTGCCCGAGGTCGAGGTCGTCCGTCGCGGGGTGGCGCGCTGGGTGGTGGGGCGCACCGTCTCCTCCGCCCGGTTCCTGCACCCGCGCGTGACCCGCCGGCACGTCGAGGGGCCCGCCGACGCGGTGGCCCGCACCGAGGGGCTCGTCGTCGCCGACGCCGTGCGGCGCGGCAAGTACCTGTGGATGCCCCTGGCCGAGGCGGACGGGTCGGCGACCGACGCGATGGTCGTCCACCTCGGCATGAGCGGTCAGCTGCTCGTCGAGGCCGCCGACGCCCCGCCGGAGAAGCACCTGCGGGCGGTGTGGGAGTTCGACGACGACCGCGAGGACCTGCGCTTCGTCGACCAGCGCACCTTCGGCGGGATCGCCGTCGTCCCGCTCGTGGGGGTCGCCGACGGCGGGCTCGGCGGGGCCGGGGAGCACCCCGACGCCCCCTGGTCCCGGCTGCTGCCCGCCCCGGTCGCGCACATCGCGCGCGACCCCCTCGACCCGGCCTTCGACGACGCGGGTTTCGCCACCCGGCTGCGGGCGCGCACCACGGGCCTCAAGCGCGCCCTGCTGGACCAGACGCTGGTCTCGGGCGTGGGCAACATCTACGCCGACGAGGCCCTGTGGCGGGCCCGGCTGCACTACGCCCGGCCCACCCGGTCCGTCACCCGCGCCCAGGCCGCCGCCGTCCTGGCCGGTCTGCGCGAGGTCATGACCGCGGCCCTGGCGGCGGGCGGGACGAGCTTCGACTCGCTGTACGTCAACGTCAACGGGGCCTCGGGCTACTTCGACCGGTCCCTGGCGGTGTACGGGCAGGCCGGGCGGCCGTGCCCGCGGTGCGGGTCGCCGGTGCGCCGGGACGCCTTCATGAACCGCTCGTCGTTCTCCTGCCCGACGTGCCAGCCGGTGCCGCGCGCCGCGCACTGGTGA
- the rnc gene encoding ribonuclease III, whose protein sequence is MPGDVRDVARLTAALGVQIEPDLLVLALTHRSYAYEHGGLPTNERLEFLGDSVLGLVVTHELYARFADVSEGRLAKLRAAVVNSRALADIARGLGLGDFVRLGKGELGTGGRDKNSILADTMEAVIGASYLSVGMADTRDFVLRLTSPLMESSERLGAGTDWKTALQELTAAENLGVPSYAITEAGPDHAKTFTADAVVGGTAIGHGEGRSKKEAEQKAASAAVEALRAATAAAAVRASS, encoded by the coding sequence ATGCCGGGCGACGTCCGCGACGTCGCCCGGCTGACTGCTGCGCTGGGGGTGCAGATCGAGCCCGACCTGCTGGTGCTCGCCCTGACCCACCGCTCCTACGCCTACGAGCACGGCGGGCTGCCGACCAACGAACGCCTGGAGTTCCTGGGGGACTCCGTCCTGGGCCTGGTCGTGACGCACGAGCTGTACGCGCGGTTCGCGGACGTTTCCGAGGGCCGGCTCGCCAAGCTGCGGGCCGCTGTCGTGAACTCCCGCGCACTGGCCGACATCGCCCGCGGTCTGGGCCTGGGCGACTTCGTGCGCCTGGGCAAGGGGGAGCTCGGCACCGGTGGCCGGGACAAGAACTCCATCCTGGCCGACACCATGGAAGCCGTCATCGGCGCGTCCTACCTGTCGGTGGGCATGGCCGACACGCGCGACTTCGTGCTGCGCCTGACGTCGCCGCTCATGGAGTCCTCCGAGCGCCTCGGCGCCGGGACGGACTGGAAGACGGCGCTGCAGGAGCTGACCGCCGCCGAGAACCTCGGGGTGCCCTCCTACGCCATCACCGAGGCCGGCCCCGACCACGCCAAGACCTTCACGGCCGACGCCGTCGTGGGCGGCACGGCGATCGGGCACGGGGAGGGGCGCAGCAAGAAGGAAGCCGAGCAGAAGGCCGCCTCGGCGGCCGTCGAGGCCCTGCGCGCCGCGACCGCCGCCGCCGCGGTCCGCGCCTCGTCCTGA
- the rpmF gene encoding 50S ribosomal protein L32, giving the protein MAVPKRKMSRSNTRARRSQWKASEETLVRGTVRGQVAYSRPHTARVVTDSAGTPLYLEYKGRKVKDL; this is encoded by the coding sequence GTGGCCGTCCCGAAGCGGAAGATGTCCCGCAGCAACACCCGCGCCCGCCGTTCGCAGTGGAAGGCGTCCGAGGAGACGCTGGTCCGCGGCACCGTCCGTGGCCAGGTCGCCTACTCGCGCCCGCACACCGCCCGCGTCGTCACCGACTCCGCCGGCACCCCGCTGTACCTCGAGTACAAGGGCCGCAAGGTCAAGGACCTCTGA
- a CDS encoding YceD family protein, whose product MSKRQLPEGHLDPDAPLVLSTHDLGRRPGTMRTLQRTVPAPADLGIAVIGVPEGSDLELDLRMEAVMEGVLVTGTVRGTAVGECVRCLTEVTEPVEVQVQELFAYPGKTPVEVADDEDEIREVAPGELVDLEPAVRDAIVLDLPFQPECDGPCQQDYEIGVSEPAPVSEEPADPRWAALQSLLPSSDDSPSGTREKS is encoded by the coding sequence GTGAGCAAGAGGCAACTGCCGGAGGGTCACCTGGACCCGGACGCGCCGCTCGTGCTGTCCACCCACGACCTGGGCCGCCGACCGGGCACGATGCGCACCCTGCAGCGCACCGTCCCCGCCCCGGCCGACCTCGGGATCGCCGTCATCGGCGTCCCCGAGGGCAGCGACCTCGAGCTCGACCTGCGGATGGAAGCCGTCATGGAGGGTGTGCTCGTCACCGGCACCGTCCGCGGCACCGCCGTCGGCGAGTGCGTCCGGTGCCTCACCGAGGTCACCGAGCCGGTCGAGGTGCAGGTGCAGGAGCTGTTCGCCTACCCCGGCAAGACGCCGGTGGAGGTGGCCGACGACGAGGACGAGATCCGTGAGGTCGCCCCGGGCGAACTCGTCGACCTCGAACCCGCCGTGCGGGACGCGATCGTGCTGGACCTGCCGTTCCAGCCCGAGTGCGACGGCCCCTGCCAGCAGGACTACGAGATCGGGGTGTCCGAACCGGCCCCCGTCTCCGAAGAACCGGCGGACCCCCGGTGGGCCGCCTTGCAGTCCCTGCTCCCCAGCAGTGACGACTCCCCGTCCGGAACCAGAGAGAAGAGCTGA
- the coaD gene encoding pantetheine-phosphate adenylyltransferase, giving the protein MSACVCPGSFDPLTLGHLDVLLRAAGMFDVVHAGVAVNPGKQGLFTGAERADLVRRALADCGDPRAGRVVVEEFTGGLLVDHCRRLGVRVVLKGLRSGTDYAYELPMALMNRDLGDVETVFVVGDPRYGHVSSSLVKEVARHGADVSGLVPPAVRAALAARLGENAPARPTGQG; this is encoded by the coding sequence GTGAGCGCGTGCGTCTGCCCCGGCAGCTTCGACCCCCTGACCCTCGGGCACCTCGACGTGCTGCTGCGGGCGGCGGGGATGTTCGACGTCGTGCACGCCGGCGTGGCGGTCAACCCGGGCAAGCAGGGGCTGTTCACCGGGGCCGAGCGCGCCGACCTGGTGCGGCGGGCGCTGGCGGACTGCGGGGACCCGCGCGCCGGGCGCGTCGTGGTGGAGGAGTTCACCGGCGGCCTGCTCGTCGACCACTGCCGCCGCCTGGGGGTCCGGGTGGTCCTCAAGGGCCTGCGCAGCGGGACGGACTACGCCTACGAGCTGCCCATGGCCCTGATGAACCGGGACCTGGGCGACGTGGAGACGGTGTTCGTCGTGGGGGACCCCCGGTACGGGCACGTCTCCTCCTCCCTGGTCAAGGAGGTCGCCCGCCACGGCGCGGACGTCTCGGGGCTGGTGCCCCCGGCGGTGCGTGCCGCGCTGGCCGCGCGGCTGGGGGAGAATGCCCCTGCCCGGCCCACCGGCCAGGGCTGA
- the rsmD gene encoding 16S rRNA (guanine(966)-N(2))-methyltransferase RsmD — MTRIVAGTAGGRRLKVPPGETTRPTSDRVREALFSALDAAGALEGARVLDLYAGSGALGLEAASRGAAQVVLVEAARPAAATARANVAAVGLAGVRVVADTVERFLASAGAVVEGGWDLVLLDPPYAVGSDDVSAVLDAVVPLLAPGATVVVERSARSPEPRWPEPLTGVRERRYGETSVWVAGL, encoded by the coding sequence GTGACACGCATCGTCGCCGGCACGGCCGGGGGACGCCGGCTGAAGGTGCCGCCGGGGGAGACGACCCGCCCCACCAGCGACCGCGTGCGCGAGGCGCTGTTCTCCGCGCTCGACGCCGCGGGCGCGCTGGAGGGGGCCCGCGTGCTGGACCTCTACGCCGGCTCGGGGGCCCTGGGGCTGGAGGCCGCCAGCCGGGGCGCGGCGCAGGTCGTCCTCGTCGAGGCCGCCCGCCCGGCCGCGGCCACCGCGCGCGCCAACGTCGCGGCGGTCGGCCTGGCCGGGGTGCGCGTCGTCGCCGACACCGTCGAGCGCTTCCTGGCCTCGGCCGGGGCCGTCGTCGAGGGCGGCTGGGACCTGGTGCTCCTGGACCCGCCCTACGCCGTGGGCTCCGACGACGTCTCCGCCGTCCTGGACGCCGTGGTGCCGCTGCTGGCCCCGGGGGCCACGGTCGTCGTGGAGCGGTCCGCGCGCAGCCCCGAGCCGCGCTGGCCCGAGCCGCTGACGGGGGTGCGGGAACGGCGGTACGGCGAGACGTCGGTCTGGGTCGCCGGGCTCTGA
- a CDS encoding DUF6297 family protein produces MSAPPPDLAGRLVGPLADQPYPTRRDLLDEAAPSRAARGLRATVVDTYTTLLQVGIAFLLLLGGSAGLRDALRAGLSSSGDGPGWVAQTSAVLTAVGLSLSVTAFGLAVWCRLGPVSLGTAPTTWWTPLPVDRGRLLRPVVRNRALGSALAGGSFTAWATSVAFGVAGQLSGALVAAGLLGGFAVGAGLAGLGFLLVVRPAVGAGVPALLRASRVLDAVGVALVVALAASAAVGISLDAVHPRQVLVPALVVGLGALVGLVLLARPTARRAGDVPSPSLRRGASRLERLTSSVLQFDVREMGRALSADSDGRVARRRRFPRVHGPVAALVAADVTLLRRQPRRLVTAGVLALVPFVLAAGTSAHRAVAALLLWLAGYAAATTLSEPARGLALVPAAARTLPIAASTVVIVRWIPVAALSALWGAVAYPLAVTTSGLLHGESIGSSWWTWALLGALAGPGFAAAALRGAVRPDPDLSAPVIATAMGSLPPGAAAATTTGPDLAVLVSVPVLLAVLARGAFDLLVLGQLLASAAAVGIGWAYAAHRARKIS; encoded by the coding sequence CAGGTCGGCATCGCGTTCCTGCTGCTGCTCGGCGGCAGCGCGGGGCTGCGCGACGCGCTGCGCGCCGGGCTGTCCAGCAGCGGCGACGGCCCCGGCTGGGTCGCCCAGACCTCCGCCGTCCTCACCGCCGTCGGGCTGTCCCTGAGCGTCACCGCCTTCGGCCTGGCCGTCTGGTGCCGCCTGGGCCCGGTCTCCCTGGGCACCGCCCCGACGACCTGGTGGACCCCGCTGCCCGTCGACCGCGGCCGGCTCCTGCGGCCCGTCGTGCGCAACCGGGCGCTGGGCTCGGCGCTGGCGGGCGGGTCGTTCACCGCGTGGGCGACCTCGGTGGCCTTCGGGGTCGCGGGGCAGCTGTCCGGGGCGCTGGTCGCCGCTGGTCTGCTCGGCGGGTTCGCCGTCGGAGCCGGGCTGGCCGGGCTCGGGTTCCTGCTCGTCGTGCGCCCCGCGGTCGGGGCGGGGGTGCCCGCCCTGCTGCGCGCGAGCCGGGTCCTCGACGCGGTCGGGGTCGCGCTCGTCGTGGCGCTGGCCGCCAGCGCGGCCGTCGGGATCTCCCTCGACGCCGTGCACCCCCGGCAGGTGCTCGTCCCGGCCCTCGTCGTGGGGCTGGGGGCCCTCGTCGGGCTGGTCCTGCTGGCGCGGCCCACGGCCCGGCGGGCGGGGGACGTCCCCTCGCCCTCGCTGCGGCGCGGTGCCTCCCGGCTGGAGCGGCTGACGTCCTCGGTCCTGCAGTTCGACGTCCGCGAGATGGGCCGGGCCCTGTCGGCGGACTCCGACGGCCGCGTCGCCCGCCGCCGGCGCTTCCCGCGCGTGCACGGGCCCGTGGCGGCGCTCGTCGCGGCCGACGTCACGCTCCTGCGCCGCCAGCCGCGCCGGCTGGTGACGGCCGGGGTCCTCGCGCTCGTGCCGTTCGTGCTGGCGGCGGGCACGTCCGCGCACCGGGCCGTGGCCGCGCTGCTGCTCTGGCTCGCCGGGTACGCCGCGGCCACGACGCTGTCCGAACCGGCCCGCGGCCTGGCCCTGGTGCCGGCCGCGGCGCGGACCCTGCCCATCGCCGCCTCGACCGTCGTCATCGTGCGGTGGATCCCCGTCGCGGCGCTCTCGGCGCTGTGGGGCGCGGTCGCGTACCCGCTGGCGGTGACGACCTCCGGTCTGCTGCACGGGGAGTCGATCGGGTCGTCATGGTGGACCTGGGCGCTGCTGGGGGCCCTGGCCGGGCCCGGGTTCGCCGCCGCCGCGCTGCGCGGAGCCGTGCGACCCGACCCCGACCTGTCGGCGCCCGTCATCGCCACGGCCATGGGCTCGCTGCCGCCCGGGGCGGCCGCCGCGACCACGACCGGGCCCGACCTGGCCGTCCTCGTGAGCGTGCCGGTCCTGCTGGCCGTGCTGGCGCGCGGTGCGTTCGACCTGCTGGTGCTGGGACAGTTGCTGGCCTCGGCCGCCGCCGTGGGCATCGGCTGGGCCTACGCCGCGCACCGGGCGCGCAAGATCTCCTGA